The DNA region TATAGCTTTCAGCTCTTGCGATTTCAGCACCGCCTAAACGACCTGAAACTCTTGTCTTGATACCCTTTGCACCGAGACGGATCGCACGGCCGATTGACTGCTTCATAGCACGTCTGAATGAAATTCTGTTTTCGAGGTCAAGAGCGATCTTTTCAGCAACGAGCTGAGCATTAAGATCAGGCTGCTTAACTTCAACGATATTTATTAAAACCTGTGAACCGGCTGACATCATCTTTTCAACCTGTAAACGAAGCTTTTCAATTTCAGCGCCGCCCTTACCAATTACGATACCAGGCTTTGCACAGTGGATGTGGATTCTAGTCTTGTCAGCGAAACGCTCGATCTCAACTCTTGCTACGCCTGCTGCATAAAGTCTCTTCTTGATGAAGTTACGTACGTTGTAATCTTCAACGAGAATGTCACCGAAAGCAGCCTTGTTGGCATACCAGCGAGAATCCCAATCCTTAATAACGCCAACACGGAAACCGTGTGGATTTACCTTCTGGCCCATAGTCTACCTCCTATTTGGGATTATTCCTTTTCCTTTAATACCATAGTGATGTGTGATGTTCTCTTAAGAATTCTATAAGCTCTGCCCTGTGCTCTTGGCATGATGCGCTTCATAGTTGATCCAGGAGTAACAAAGCACTCTGCAACATAGAGTTTTTCCTTATCCATGTCATGGTTGTTTTCCGCATTTGAAACTGCTGACTTTAAAAGCTTTTCAAGATCTTCACAAGCAGCCTTTGGTGTGTGCTTGATAACAGCCATAGCGTAGTCAACCGGCTTGTTTCTGATAAGGTCAAGTACGATCTTAACTTTTCTTGGAGAAATGCGAACATTTCTTAAATAAGCTCTTGCTTCCATAGTGTAGTCCTCCTTTCCTTATTTCTTACCGTTATTTGATGTTTTTGAACCAACGTGACCCTTATAAGTTCTTGTAGGAGCAAACTCACCAAGCTTGTGACCTACCATGTCCTCTGTAACATATACAGGTACATGCTTGCGTCCATCATGAACAGCAAATGTATGACCTACAAACTCCGGGAAAATTGTTGATGAACGGCTCCAGGTCTTTAAAACCTTCTTTTCGCCAGCCTTGTTCATCTCTTCTACTCTCTTAAAAAGTACTTCCTGAACGAAAGGTCCCTTCTTAATACTTCTGCTCATCTGTATTTCCTCCTTTCAAGAATTATTTACCGTTTCTGCGTCTTACGATAAACTTGTCAGAACGGTTATGCTTCTTACGAGTCTTATAGCCAAGTGTTGGCTTGCCCCAAGGAGTTACAGGACCCGGACGTCCGATTGGTGACTTACCTTCACCACCACCGTGCGGGTGATCGCAAGGGTTCATTACAGAACCACGTACTGTAGGTCTCCAGCCCATGTGACGCTTTCTGCCTGCTTTACCGTAATTAACGTTTTCGTGATCGATGTTACCTACCTGACCGATTGTAGCCTTGCACTGGTTAGGTACGTTTCTTAATTCTCCTGAAGGAAGTCTGAGGAGAGCATAGATGCCTTCCTTAGCCATGAGCTGAGCCATGTTACCAGCTGAACGAACGAGCTGAGCTCCCTTGCCAGGATAAAGTTCGATGTTGTGAATGAATGTACCTACCGGGATGTCTGCGAGTGGAAGTGCGTTACCTGG from Ruminococcus sp. HUN007 includes:
- the rplB gene encoding 50S ribosomal protein L2 yields the protein MAIKTYKPTTPSRRQMTVTDYSQLSKVAPEKSLLEPLKNKSGRNSYGRITVRHRGGANKRKYRIIDFKRDKDMMDAKVLTIEYDPNRSAHIALLQYEDGEKRYILAPNGLSVGDTVRSGSDADIKPGNALPLADIPVGTFIHNIELYPGKGAQLVRSAGNMAQLMAKEGIYALLRLPSGELRNVPNQCKATIGQVGNIDHENVNYGKAGRKRHMGWRPTVRGSVMNPCDHPHGGGEGKSPIGRPGPVTPWGKPTLGYKTRKKHNRSDKFIVRRRNGK
- the rplV gene encoding 50S ribosomal protein L22, with protein sequence MEARAYLRNVRISPRKVKIVLDLIRNKPVDYAMAVIKHTPKAACEDLEKLLKSAVSNAENNHDMDKEKLYVAECFVTPGSTMKRIMPRAQGRAYRILKRTSHITMVLKEKE
- the rpsC gene encoding 30S ribosomal protein S3, with protein sequence MGQKVNPHGFRVGVIKDWDSRWYANKAAFGDILVEDYNVRNFIKKRLYAAGVARVEIERFADKTRIHIHCAKPGIVIGKGGAEIEKLRLQVEKMMSAGSQVLINIVEVKQPDLNAQLVAEKIALDLENRISFRRAMKQSIGRAIRLGAKGIKTRVSGRLGGAEIARAESYNEGTIPLQTIRADIDYGTAEAHTTYGRLGVKVWIYKGEILKGESPDKNEDKAPARKRRDDNKSFRKPRNKKDEGGNQ
- the rpsS gene encoding 30S ribosomal protein S19 encodes the protein MSRSIKKGPFVQEVLFKRVEEMNKAGEKKVLKTWSRSSTIFPEFVGHTFAVHDGRKHVPVYVTEDMVGHKLGEFAPTRTYKGHVGSKTSNNGKK